The stretch of DNA AGGAGCCAAAAAAGCCGTTTCATGGTCGTTGATGTTTATCTGAAGCAATATAAACAAAGTATCATACGACGACATTAAGGCTTGATTAGAAGCTGATTAACGCTGCGTTACAAAACTGTTCGGGCCGAAGAAAACATAGCTTGCTTCGGGCGTTAGGTACACGTGCAGCGGAACGTCAGTTGGTTCAACGTCTTCGATTTGTTCAACCGGCTCGAATAGCGACAGGCCAATTTTCAGGCAATTGGGTCGACACTCGGCCAGAAAACGGTCGTAGTAGCCTTTACCATAGCCGACTCTGTGCCCATTTTTGCCAAACGCCAGCAACGGCACCAGCACCACGTCAATTTGTTGGCTATCAACGGCTGATTGCCCGTTTCCAACGGGTTCGGGAATGCCCCAGCGGTTCTCTACCAGCACCGTTTCGGGCGTAAGTACGTAGTGCGTAAGGCCGTTTGCGTTTGTATCGGTAATAGAAACAGCGATATTGACCTGCGGAAGGTCGCGCCAGAGCCGACGAATAATCGGCCATGTATCAACTTCGTTTTGCCGGGCAATCGGCAGGAAGGTGTGAAGCAGGCTGGTGTGTTGGGGCAACAGAATGTCAAAAAAACGCTTAGTTATCTGCTGACTCATCGTCTGCACGTCAGTGACCGATAACGCCCGGCGTTGCGCCAGAAACTGTTTTCTAAGTTCGGCTTTGGTCATCAATTTTCTAAACAAAGCTGCATCCTGAAATCGAACGGATTAAAAGCAGCCAGCATTTTTTGCAGAAAAGCCCGGTCGTTCAACTGGAACGTGAGGAAATTTTCGGTGCGTTCCTGTAGGCCGCCGTTCGGAAACAGTTCTTCTTTTACGGTCAGCAATTGCCGGATGCCTGTTTCCTGATTGCGCTCTTCGGCCCGACGCAGCTTTTTTTCGAGCCGAACAACCGCGTTGGCGAAGCGTTTGGTTTCGGCCAGAACCGCCCGTTCGAGTGTGGGGTCAACCATTTGTGCTTTGTGCAGAATGGCGTCCAATGCCTTGTTTACCTGTTTATTTTCGGCATCGAACCGGAGCGCGTGGCGGGTATGCGTATCGACGTACTCGTGTTTAAGCGTTTGGGTATCCCGAAACAGTTCTTCGGGCGTTAAGCCCAGTTTATGAATTCGTCGGGCTGTAACCTTCGGTACGTAAGTGGCAAAATTTCGGGGCATCAGCAGCGGAAAAGGCGTTTCGTATAAATCGAACACGCTTTTGAGTTGCAGCCAGTATGGCACCTCCGACGGGCCACCGATGTAGGCCAGATTTGGCAGAATGGTTTCCTGATACAACGGGCGCAGCACCACGTTCGGGCTAAAACGCTCAGGATGTTCGTCAAGCATTCGCAACAACTCTTCTTTCGTAAAGCGCAGTTTGGTATGCACGACTTTATACGTACCATCCGGCAGTTGTTCGATGCGTTCGCGGAGCTGGTCGTCTAAATAGAACAGGTTAATGTCGCGGGGGGTGATAACGGTTTTATACCCCAACTGCCCGAGTTGGTCGGTGCGTTGCTGTACCTGCTCATTAGCCCGCTGATGCAACAGTTCGTCGCGCATGATGGGCGCAAACAGCCCTTTCAGGTGGGCGTCGTCGGCATCTAAGCAAATCAGCCCTTCGGCCCCAAACAACTCGTTGATAAAGTACCGAACGGCATCAGATAACGTGCTGTGTTTCAGATAAGCATCTTCAAACAGGCTGAGTTTTTCGGGTATCTGGGCAAACAGCGTTTTCAGTTCCTGCGGGTTCATGCGCCCCACCGCCCCGCGTTGCTCGGTTTCCCAGCGGTAATCGCGCCCGAACAGCCGGAAGTGATTGATTTCAGCAAAATCGTGGTCTTCGGTTGCCATCCAGTATACCGGCACAAACGTATAGTCCGGGTAGTTTTTCTGCAACTGTCGGGCCAGATTGATAGTCGTAATCAGCTTGTAAACGATGTAGATTGGTCCGGTAAAAATAGTGAGCTGATGCCCCGTCGTAACCGTAAACGTGTTGGGCTGTAATAGTATCGAAAAATCAGGCTTGTTAGCTATGTGTGCATACTGCCGGGTGAGCGTATCGACTAACGTCTGCCGTTTTTCAGGCGAAAACGTTCGTTCCTGAATTTGCTCCTGAAAGCCCGAAAGGGTAGGAAAGCGGTTGTAGAACGGGCGAAGACTGTCTTTTTGATTGAGGTAATCGAGAAAAAGAGAAGAAAATTGGCCGGTGGCAGAAAGCGGCAGGTACTGACAGTCCATGCAGATTAGGATTTACCACAGCCAACAAACAAAAAACCCGCAAGGTTCGGAGCCTGCGGGAACGTTGGAATCGCGGTTGAGAAATAAATATTTTTCGGTGCTAATCGTGGTTCAGCCCGCTACTTCTCGTTACTTTCGTAAGACCTATTTCGTAGACAATGACAGCCAGACAAAGTATTCAGATTGATCCCGAAGTATTGGGCGGCACACCCGTATTCAGCGGTACACGGGTAGCAATTCAAACCTTGTTCGATTATTTAGAAACCAGTTCACTAAATGACTTCCTGGAAGGCTATCCCTCTGTTAGCCGCGAACAGGCCGAAACGGTTATCGAACTTGCCAGCAAATTACTAAATACATTTTCCACTGAGTATGAAGGTGTTGCTTGACGAGAACATCGACATTCGGTTCAGGAATGCTTTCGACAATACAGGCCATGAGGTTTTCACCGTTCGGTATATGGGCTGGAACGGTATCAAAAACGGGCAATTGCTACGGCTGATGCAGCAGGAAGCATTTGATGTGCTGATTGCGGTTGACAAGAATTTGCCTTACCAGCAAAACGCAGATACGCTGCCGGTTAGCGTATTGATTCTTGATGTCAGAAAAAATGTACTGACTCAGTTGCAGCTTTTTGTTCCGCTTATTCTGGAACGGCTTGCTAACGACTTACCGAAAGAAATGGCAACCTTACGCATTGCCTAATTTTTCAGTGCTAATCGTGGTTCTGCCCGCTACTTCTCGCTACTTTCGTAAGAGCAAACCGCTTCAATTCCCTAACCCCAACATGGCGAAGAACACGTTCAAACAGCCCGAACGGGTTGCTGCACAAAAAAAACAACGACGCCGGGTCAAGCTGGCGTCGTATATCAATGATTTTATTGGTCTCGACCGGCTCTTCGGCGAAGACAACGCCTGGCCCATTCGCCACATCGACCGGATTTTGTGGGTCACGTTTCTATTGGTCATCTATATTGCGTTGAATCACAATGCCGAGCGGCTGGTCCGGCGTATTCAGCGCACCAAAACCATAGCCGACGAAAAGCGGACGCAGGCAACCGTGTTGCAGGCTGATTTTATGAAGAGCGGCAAACAGTCGGAACTCTACAAACGGGTAGCTCAACTGGGCCTGACCGATAGTACCTTAACTCCTCCACACAAAATAGTCGTAAAAACCCATGAACCATAAGCAGGAAATTATTCAGCGGGCCAACCACGTTTATTACGTTGTGATTGCGCTGGCTTTAGGCGTGTTGGTACGCCTGGTCTACGTCCAGTATTTTCATACGCACAAGGGCAAACTCTGGCGCGAACGGGTAGCAACTACCATTATCAAACGCGATACGCTCCGGGCT from Spirosoma montaniterrae encodes:
- the bshC gene encoding bacillithiol biosynthesis cysteine-adding enzyme BshC, producing the protein MDCQYLPLSATGQFSSLFLDYLNQKDSLRPFYNRFPTLSGFQEQIQERTFSPEKRQTLVDTLTRQYAHIANKPDFSILLQPNTFTVTTGHQLTIFTGPIYIVYKLITTINLARQLQKNYPDYTFVPVYWMATEDHDFAEINHFRLFGRDYRWETEQRGAVGRMNPQELKTLFAQIPEKLSLFEDAYLKHSTLSDAVRYFINELFGAEGLICLDADDAHLKGLFAPIMRDELLHQRANEQVQQRTDQLGQLGYKTVITPRDINLFYLDDQLRERIEQLPDGTYKVVHTKLRFTKEELLRMLDEHPERFSPNVVLRPLYQETILPNLAYIGGPSEVPYWLQLKSVFDLYETPFPLLMPRNFATYVPKVTARRIHKLGLTPEELFRDTQTLKHEYVDTHTRHALRFDAENKQVNKALDAILHKAQMVDPTLERAVLAETKRFANAVVRLEKKLRRAEERNQETGIRQLLTVKEELFPNGGLQERTENFLTFQLNDRAFLQKMLAAFNPFDFRMQLCLEN
- a CDS encoding DUF5615 family PIN-like protein; the encoded protein is MKVLLDENIDIRFRNAFDNTGHEVFTVRYMGWNGIKNGQLLRLMQQEAFDVLIAVDKNLPYQQNADTLPVSVLILDVRKNVLTQLQLFVPLILERLANDLPKEMATLRIA
- a CDS encoding 5-formyltetrahydrofolate cyclo-ligase; the protein is MTKAELRKQFLAQRRALSVTDVQTMSQQITKRFFDILLPQHTSLLHTFLPIARQNEVDTWPIIRRLWRDLPQVNIAVSITDTNANGLTHYVLTPETVLVENRWGIPEPVGNGQSAVDSQQIDVVLVPLLAFGKNGHRVGYGKGYYDRFLAECRPNCLKIGLSLFEPVEQIEDVEPTDVPLHVYLTPEASYVFFGPNSFVTQR
- a CDS encoding DUF433 domain-containing protein; protein product: MTARQSIQIDPEVLGGTPVFSGTRVAIQTLFDYLETSSLNDFLEGYPSVSREQAETVIELASKLLNTFSTEYEGVA
- a CDS encoding FtsL-like putative cell division protein; the encoded protein is MAKNTFKQPERVAAQKKQRRRVKLASYINDFIGLDRLFGEDNAWPIRHIDRILWVTFLLVIYIALNHNAERLVRRIQRTKTIADEKRTQATVLQADFMKSGKQSELYKRVAQLGLTDSTLTPPHKIVVKTHEP